The Leguminivora glycinivorella isolate SPB_JAAS2020 chromosome 1, LegGlyc_1.1, whole genome shotgun sequence genome includes a region encoding these proteins:
- the LOC125228967 gene encoding electron transfer flavoprotein regulatory factor 1 yields the protein MSQSQRAAVINLYKTLLYLGREWPQGYDLFRMRLHKVFTKNSNETDPAKIDMMIKHGHYVVKEIEALYMLKKYRTMKRRYYDGKYF from the exons ATGTCTCAATCGCAAAGAGCAGCAGTAATCAATCTCTACAAAACG CTGTTGTACCTGGGGCGCGAGTGGCCTCAAGGCTACGATCTGTTCCGCATGCGCTTACACAAAGTGTTTACCAAAAACAGCAATGAAACGGATCCGGCTAAGATCGACATGATGATCAAACATGGGCATTACGTAGTAAAGGAAATAGAAGCTTTGTATATGCTGAAAAAATACCGCACTATGAAACGAAGGTATTATGATGGTAAATACTTCTGA
- the LOC125236614 gene encoding synaptotagmin 1 isoform X1: protein MSPLIKLLRRWRRQAAGEATAEEETGEEAGGTTASPGTETPTVAATTETMAEKTAEIAHKLNLETWQLVAILVGVAVVVLGICFCCIRRCFRKRRSKDGKKGMKGVVDLKSVQLIGSAYKEKVQPDMEELTENAEEPDDGDSKKEEQKLGKLLYKLEYDFNSNSLSVTVIKAEDLPALDMGGTSDPYVKVYLLPDKKKKFETKVHRKTLSPVFNETFVFKSVPYADAMNKTLVFAIFDFDRFSKHDQIGEVKVPLCQVDLAQTIEEWRELQSVEGEGGQDNKLGDICFSLRYVPTAGKLTVVILEAKNLKKMDVGGLSDPYVKIALMQNGKRLKKKKTSIKKCTLNPYYNESFTFEVPFEQIQKVNLVVTVVDYDRIGTSEPIGKVVLGYNVQGTELRHWSDMLASPRRPIAQWHTLKDPDDGEKKD from the exons ATGTCACCGCTTATTAAACTACTGCGGCGATGGCGCCGACAAGCCGCAGGGGAGGCGACAGCCGAGGAGGAAACGGGCGAAGAGGCGGGAGGAACAACAG CATCGCCCGGCACCGAAACGCCCACCGTCGCAGCCACCACAGAGACGATGGCCGAGAAAACAGCAGAGATCGCCCACAAGCTCAACCTGGAGACGTGGCAACTGGTCGCGATTCTTGTGG GGGTAGCGGTCGTTGTCCTCGGCATCTGCTTCTGCTGCATCAGACGATGTTTCCGCAAGAGGCGGTCCAAAGACGGCAAGAAGGGCATGAAGGGCGTCGTCGACCTCAAATCCGTCCAgctcatcggctcagcctacaAGGAGAAG GTTCAGCCGGATATGGAGGAGCTCACCGAAAACGCCGAGGAACCAGACGACGGCGACTCCAAGAAGGAAGAACAGAAACTAGGGAAGCTACTCTATAAG cTCGAATACGATTTCAACAGCAACAGTCTCTCCGTGACTGTGATCAAAGCAGAAGATCTTCCCGCTCTAGACATGGGAGGAACTTCTGATCCCTACGTAAAGGTCTACTTACTTCCCGATAAGAAAAAGAAATTCGAGACCAAGGTCCATCGGAAAACTCTCAGCCCCGTCTTCAACGAAACATTCGTCTTTAAG AGCGTGCCATACGCCGACGCGATGAACAAAACGCTAGTGTTCGCGATCTTCGACTTCGATCGGTTCTCCAAGCACGACCAGATCGGCGAGGTGAAGGTACCGCTGTGTCAGGTGGACTTGGCGCAGACCATCGAGGAGTGGCGCGAGCTGCAGAGCGTGGAAGGCGAAGGGGGGCAG GACAACAAGTTGGGAGACATTTGTTTCTCCCTGCGATACGTGCCCACGGCCGGCAAGCTCACGGTCGTCATCCTCGAAGCCAAGAACCTCAAGAAAATGGATGTCGGCGGCCTATCAG ATCCGTACGTAAAGATAGCACTCATGCAAAACGGCAAACGActcaagaagaagaagacaagCATCAAGAAATGCACACTGAATCCCTATTACAACGAGTCATTTACTTTTGAAGTACCATTCGAACAAATACAG AAAGTGAATCTAGTGGTAACGGTGGTGGATTACGATCGCATCGGCACGTCGGAGCCGATCGGGAAGGTGGTGCTGGGGTACAACGTGCAGGGCACGGAGCTCCGCCACTGGTCTGACATGCTGGCCAGCCCGCGGCGCCCCATCGCGCAGTGGCACACGCTCAAAGATCCCGACGATGGAGAGAAGAAGGACTAA
- the LOC125236614 gene encoding synaptotagmin 1 isoform X2 encodes MSPLIKLLRRWRRQAAGEATAEEETGEEAGGTTASPGTETPTVAATTETMAEKTAEIAHKLNLETWQLVAILVGVAVVVLGICFCCIRRCFRKRRSKDGKKGMKGVVDLKSVQLIGSAYKEKPDMEELTENAEEPDDGDSKKEEQKLGKLLYKLEYDFNSNSLSVTVIKAEDLPALDMGGTSDPYVKVYLLPDKKKKFETKVHRKTLSPVFNETFVFKSVPYADAMNKTLVFAIFDFDRFSKHDQIGEVKVPLCQVDLAQTIEEWRELQSVEGEGGQDNKLGDICFSLRYVPTAGKLTVVILEAKNLKKMDVGGLSDPYVKIALMQNGKRLKKKKTSIKKCTLNPYYNESFTFEVPFEQIQKVNLVVTVVDYDRIGTSEPIGKVVLGYNVQGTELRHWSDMLASPRRPIAQWHTLKDPDDGEKKD; translated from the exons ATGTCACCGCTTATTAAACTACTGCGGCGATGGCGCCGACAAGCCGCAGGGGAGGCGACAGCCGAGGAGGAAACGGGCGAAGAGGCGGGAGGAACAACAG CATCGCCCGGCACCGAAACGCCCACCGTCGCAGCCACCACAGAGACGATGGCCGAGAAAACAGCAGAGATCGCCCACAAGCTCAACCTGGAGACGTGGCAACTGGTCGCGATTCTTGTGG GGGTAGCGGTCGTTGTCCTCGGCATCTGCTTCTGCTGCATCAGACGATGTTTCCGCAAGAGGCGGTCCAAAGACGGCAAGAAGGGCATGAAGGGCGTCGTCGACCTCAAATCCGTCCAgctcatcggctcagcctacaAGGAGAAG CCGGATATGGAGGAGCTCACCGAAAACGCCGAGGAACCAGACGACGGCGACTCCAAGAAGGAAGAACAGAAACTAGGGAAGCTACTCTATAAG cTCGAATACGATTTCAACAGCAACAGTCTCTCCGTGACTGTGATCAAAGCAGAAGATCTTCCCGCTCTAGACATGGGAGGAACTTCTGATCCCTACGTAAAGGTCTACTTACTTCCCGATAAGAAAAAGAAATTCGAGACCAAGGTCCATCGGAAAACTCTCAGCCCCGTCTTCAACGAAACATTCGTCTTTAAG AGCGTGCCATACGCCGACGCGATGAACAAAACGCTAGTGTTCGCGATCTTCGACTTCGATCGGTTCTCCAAGCACGACCAGATCGGCGAGGTGAAGGTACCGCTGTGTCAGGTGGACTTGGCGCAGACCATCGAGGAGTGGCGCGAGCTGCAGAGCGTGGAAGGCGAAGGGGGGCAG GACAACAAGTTGGGAGACATTTGTTTCTCCCTGCGATACGTGCCCACGGCCGGCAAGCTCACGGTCGTCATCCTCGAAGCCAAGAACCTCAAGAAAATGGATGTCGGCGGCCTATCAG ATCCGTACGTAAAGATAGCACTCATGCAAAACGGCAAACGActcaagaagaagaagacaagCATCAAGAAATGCACACTGAATCCCTATTACAACGAGTCATTTACTTTTGAAGTACCATTCGAACAAATACAG AAAGTGAATCTAGTGGTAACGGTGGTGGATTACGATCGCATCGGCACGTCGGAGCCGATCGGGAAGGTGGTGCTGGGGTACAACGTGCAGGGCACGGAGCTCCGCCACTGGTCTGACATGCTGGCCAGCCCGCGGCGCCCCATCGCGCAGTGGCACACGCTCAAAGATCCCGACGATGGAGAGAAGAAGGACTAA
- the LOC125236614 gene encoding synaptotagmin 1 isoform X3, with translation MSPLIKLLRRWRRQAAGEATAEEETGEEAGGTTASPGTETPTVAATTETMAEKTAEIAHKLNLETWQLVAILVGVAVVVLGICFCCIRRCFRKRRSKDGKKGMKGVVDLKSVQLIGSAYKEKVQPDMEELTENAEEPDDGDSKKEEQKLGKLLYKLEYDFNSNSLSVTVIKAEDLPALDMGGTSDPYVKVYLLPDKKKKFETKVHRKTLSPVFNETFVFKSVPYADAMNKTLVFAIFDFDRFSKHDQIGEVKVPLCQVDLAQTIEEWRELQSVEGEGGQLGDICFSLRYVPTAGKLTVVILEAKNLKKMDVGGLSDPYVKIALMQNGKRLKKKKTSIKKCTLNPYYNESFTFEVPFEQIQKVNLVVTVVDYDRIGTSEPIGKVVLGYNVQGTELRHWSDMLASPRRPIAQWHTLKDPDDGEKKD, from the exons ATGTCACCGCTTATTAAACTACTGCGGCGATGGCGCCGACAAGCCGCAGGGGAGGCGACAGCCGAGGAGGAAACGGGCGAAGAGGCGGGAGGAACAACAG CATCGCCCGGCACCGAAACGCCCACCGTCGCAGCCACCACAGAGACGATGGCCGAGAAAACAGCAGAGATCGCCCACAAGCTCAACCTGGAGACGTGGCAACTGGTCGCGATTCTTGTGG GGGTAGCGGTCGTTGTCCTCGGCATCTGCTTCTGCTGCATCAGACGATGTTTCCGCAAGAGGCGGTCCAAAGACGGCAAGAAGGGCATGAAGGGCGTCGTCGACCTCAAATCCGTCCAgctcatcggctcagcctacaAGGAGAAG GTTCAGCCGGATATGGAGGAGCTCACCGAAAACGCCGAGGAACCAGACGACGGCGACTCCAAGAAGGAAGAACAGAAACTAGGGAAGCTACTCTATAAG cTCGAATACGATTTCAACAGCAACAGTCTCTCCGTGACTGTGATCAAAGCAGAAGATCTTCCCGCTCTAGACATGGGAGGAACTTCTGATCCCTACGTAAAGGTCTACTTACTTCCCGATAAGAAAAAGAAATTCGAGACCAAGGTCCATCGGAAAACTCTCAGCCCCGTCTTCAACGAAACATTCGTCTTTAAG AGCGTGCCATACGCCGACGCGATGAACAAAACGCTAGTGTTCGCGATCTTCGACTTCGATCGGTTCTCCAAGCACGACCAGATCGGCGAGGTGAAGGTACCGCTGTGTCAGGTGGACTTGGCGCAGACCATCGAGGAGTGGCGCGAGCTGCAGAGCGTGGAAGGCGAAGGGGGGCAG TTGGGAGACATTTGTTTCTCCCTGCGATACGTGCCCACGGCCGGCAAGCTCACGGTCGTCATCCTCGAAGCCAAGAACCTCAAGAAAATGGATGTCGGCGGCCTATCAG ATCCGTACGTAAAGATAGCACTCATGCAAAACGGCAAACGActcaagaagaagaagacaagCATCAAGAAATGCACACTGAATCCCTATTACAACGAGTCATTTACTTTTGAAGTACCATTCGAACAAATACAG AAAGTGAATCTAGTGGTAACGGTGGTGGATTACGATCGCATCGGCACGTCGGAGCCGATCGGGAAGGTGGTGCTGGGGTACAACGTGCAGGGCACGGAGCTCCGCCACTGGTCTGACATGCTGGCCAGCCCGCGGCGCCCCATCGCGCAGTGGCACACGCTCAAAGATCCCGACGATGGAGAGAAGAAGGACTAA
- the LOC125236614 gene encoding synaptotagmin 1 isoform X4: MSPLIKLLRRWRRQAAGEATAEEETGEEAGGTTASPGTETPTVAATTETMAEKTAEIAHKLNLETWQLVAILVGVAVVVLGICFCCIRRCFRKRRSKDGKKGMKGVVDLKSVQLIGSAYKEKPDMEELTENAEEPDDGDSKKEEQKLGKLLYKLEYDFNSNSLSVTVIKAEDLPALDMGGTSDPYVKVYLLPDKKKKFETKVHRKTLSPVFNETFVFKSVPYADAMNKTLVFAIFDFDRFSKHDQIGEVKVPLCQVDLAQTIEEWRELQSVEGEGGQLGDICFSLRYVPTAGKLTVVILEAKNLKKMDVGGLSDPYVKIALMQNGKRLKKKKTSIKKCTLNPYYNESFTFEVPFEQIQKVNLVVTVVDYDRIGTSEPIGKVVLGYNVQGTELRHWSDMLASPRRPIAQWHTLKDPDDGEKKD; encoded by the exons ATGTCACCGCTTATTAAACTACTGCGGCGATGGCGCCGACAAGCCGCAGGGGAGGCGACAGCCGAGGAGGAAACGGGCGAAGAGGCGGGAGGAACAACAG CATCGCCCGGCACCGAAACGCCCACCGTCGCAGCCACCACAGAGACGATGGCCGAGAAAACAGCAGAGATCGCCCACAAGCTCAACCTGGAGACGTGGCAACTGGTCGCGATTCTTGTGG GGGTAGCGGTCGTTGTCCTCGGCATCTGCTTCTGCTGCATCAGACGATGTTTCCGCAAGAGGCGGTCCAAAGACGGCAAGAAGGGCATGAAGGGCGTCGTCGACCTCAAATCCGTCCAgctcatcggctcagcctacaAGGAGAAG CCGGATATGGAGGAGCTCACCGAAAACGCCGAGGAACCAGACGACGGCGACTCCAAGAAGGAAGAACAGAAACTAGGGAAGCTACTCTATAAG cTCGAATACGATTTCAACAGCAACAGTCTCTCCGTGACTGTGATCAAAGCAGAAGATCTTCCCGCTCTAGACATGGGAGGAACTTCTGATCCCTACGTAAAGGTCTACTTACTTCCCGATAAGAAAAAGAAATTCGAGACCAAGGTCCATCGGAAAACTCTCAGCCCCGTCTTCAACGAAACATTCGTCTTTAAG AGCGTGCCATACGCCGACGCGATGAACAAAACGCTAGTGTTCGCGATCTTCGACTTCGATCGGTTCTCCAAGCACGACCAGATCGGCGAGGTGAAGGTACCGCTGTGTCAGGTGGACTTGGCGCAGACCATCGAGGAGTGGCGCGAGCTGCAGAGCGTGGAAGGCGAAGGGGGGCAG TTGGGAGACATTTGTTTCTCCCTGCGATACGTGCCCACGGCCGGCAAGCTCACGGTCGTCATCCTCGAAGCCAAGAACCTCAAGAAAATGGATGTCGGCGGCCTATCAG ATCCGTACGTAAAGATAGCACTCATGCAAAACGGCAAACGActcaagaagaagaagacaagCATCAAGAAATGCACACTGAATCCCTATTACAACGAGTCATTTACTTTTGAAGTACCATTCGAACAAATACAG AAAGTGAATCTAGTGGTAACGGTGGTGGATTACGATCGCATCGGCACGTCGGAGCCGATCGGGAAGGTGGTGCTGGGGTACAACGTGCAGGGCACGGAGCTCCGCCACTGGTCTGACATGCTGGCCAGCCCGCGGCGCCCCATCGCGCAGTGGCACACGCTCAAAGATCCCGACGATGGAGAGAAGAAGGACTAA